Proteins encoded by one window of Lathyrus oleraceus cultivar Zhongwan6 chromosome 1, CAAS_Psat_ZW6_1.0, whole genome shotgun sequence:
- the LOC127127694 gene encoding uncharacterized protein LOC127127694 isoform X1 encodes MSMLNSFFAQGFKASKCKTLLKLSIPRIKLLRNRREIQLKNMRREIAKLLETGQEATARIRVEHIIREENMMAAQEILELFCELVSVRLPIIESQRECPLDLKEAISSICFAAPRCADLPELLQVQLQFATKYGKEFISAATELRPDCGVNRQLIELLSIRAPSPEKKLNLLKDIATEHELDWDPATSETEMFKKHEDLLNGPAEFFSGSKLPLPEEKHDEQLYSTHDTPKKEQFDSDSDSDMLDFPEVPKASVQPSANFATAPDMVIPPAAMPHPKVDLHPSSHSGEFADMKQEHDEPTVYRDEPHTSFDKVESKQFLPFISPPSESYYAGHSESPSESPASYGVRHSDLPPLSTAKSISPPSEPSASYTRHSDSAPSLSTAKYEAKDISLSTAKSEANLNLQDVVAAAHAAAETAERAAAAARSAASLAQLRISELTKMRSNEHTPDNSSENPFYAGGNNESTTERDHFTEQNAAVNPDGNVFKDHDDIHRDHYDSTGSHSSSFPSFDTHKEDFDSSLPADRVLDDKSNSHQPKRLPSMEDDSYFSYPNLFTSQNSNAGSHTDNSRTTYDM; translated from the exons ATGTCGATGCTCAATTCGTTTTTCGCTCAGGGTTTTAAGGCTTCTAAGTG CAAAACTCTGCTTAAACTGTCAATTCCTCGGATAAAGTTACTCagaaacagaagagaaattcAATTGAAGAATATGCGTCGCGAAATTGCAAAGTTACTTGAGACTGGTCAAGAAGCCACGGCTCGTATTAGG GTAGAACATATTATTAGAGAGGAGAACATGATGGCTGCTCAAGAGATCCTTGAACTCTTTTGTGAACTTGTTTCTGTCCGCCTTCCAATTATTGAATCTCAAAG GGAATGTCCCCTAGACTTGAAGGAAGCTATATCTAGCATATGTTTTGCTGCACCTAGGTGTGCGGATCTGCCAGAGTTGTTGCAAGTTCAGTTGCAATTCGCGACTAAATATGGGAAGGAGTTTATTTCTGCTGCTACTGAACTCAGGCCAGATTGCGGTGTTAATCGACAG TTAATAGAGCTGCTGTCAATTCGTGCTCCTTCACCAGaaaagaaactcaatcttctaAAAGACATTGCTACTGAACATGAGCTAGATTGGGATCCAGCTACTTCTGAAACCGAAATGTTTAAAAAACATGAAGACTTACTG AATGGCCCGGCTGAGTTTTTCAGTGGGTCAAAATTGCCCCTTCCCGAAGAAAAACATGATGAGCAGTTGTATTCCACTCATGATACGCCCAAAAAAGAGCAATTTGATTCTGATTCGGACTCTGACATGTTGGACTTTCCTGAAGTTCCAAAGGCATCTGTCCAGCCAAGTGCAAATTTTGCCACAGCTCCTGATATGGTTATACCTCCAGCAGCTATGCCGCACCCGAAAGTTGATCTTCATCCATCAAGCCATTCTGGAGAATTTGCAGATATGAAGCAGGAACACGATGAGCCAACAGTTTACAGAGATGAACCACATACCTCATTTGATAAAGTGGAAAGTAAACAATTTTTGCCATTCATCTCCCCTCCATCAGAATCTTATTATGCAGGGCATAGCGAGTCACCATCAGAATCACCTGCTTCATATGGTGTAAGGCATAGTGACTTGCCTCCCTTGTCAACTGCAAAATCTATCTCGCCTCCATCAGAACCATCTGCATCGTATACAAGGCACAGTGACTCAGCTCCCTCTTTATCAACTGCAAAGTATGAAGCTAAGGACATCTCTTTATCAACTGCAAAATCTGAAGCTAATTTGAACTTGCAAGATGTTGTAGCTGCTGCACATGCTGCTGCTGAAACTGCTGAACGTGCAGCAGCTGCAGCTCGTTCAGCAGCCAGCCTTGCTCAACTTCGTATCAGCGAGCTTACCAAGATGAGAAGCAATGAACATACACCTGACAATAGCTCTGAGAATCCATTTTATGCTGGAGGCAACAATGAATCTACCACAGAAAGGGATCATTTCACTGAACAAAATGCTGCAGTTAACCCTGATGGCAATGTTTTTAAGGATCATGATGATATTCACCGTGATCATTATGATTCCACAGGCTCTCATTCATCAAGTTTTCCTTCATTTGACACACACAAGGAAGATTTTGATTCTTCGCTACCTGCTGATCGTGTATTGGATGACAAATCCAATAGTCACCAGCCTAAGAGATTACCTTCAATGGAAGACGACTCATATTTTTCTTATCCCAACTTATTTACCTCTCAAAACTCAAATGCTGGATCTCACACAGATAATAGCCGCACCACTTATGATATGTGA
- the LOC127127694 gene encoding uncharacterized protein LOC127127694 isoform X2: MLREVRKSKTLLKLSIPRIKLLRNRREIQLKNMRREIAKLLETGQEATARIRVEHIIREENMMAAQEILELFCELVSVRLPIIESQRECPLDLKEAISSICFAAPRCADLPELLQVQLQFATKYGKEFISAATELRPDCGVNRQLIELLSIRAPSPEKKLNLLKDIATEHELDWDPATSETEMFKKHEDLLNGPAEFFSGSKLPLPEEKHDEQLYSTHDTPKKEQFDSDSDSDMLDFPEVPKASVQPSANFATAPDMVIPPAAMPHPKVDLHPSSHSGEFADMKQEHDEPTVYRDEPHTSFDKVESKQFLPFISPPSESYYAGHSESPSESPASYGVRHSDLPPLSTAKSISPPSEPSASYTRHSDSAPSLSTAKYEAKDISLSTAKSEANLNLQDVVAAAHAAAETAERAAAAARSAASLAQLRISELTKMRSNEHTPDNSSENPFYAGGNNESTTERDHFTEQNAAVNPDGNVFKDHDDIHRDHYDSTGSHSSSFPSFDTHKEDFDSSLPADRVLDDKSNSHQPKRLPSMEDDSYFSYPNLFTSQNSNAGSHTDNSRTTYDM; encoded by the exons ATGCTAAGAGAAGTAAGGAAAAG CAAAACTCTGCTTAAACTGTCAATTCCTCGGATAAAGTTACTCagaaacagaagagaaattcAATTGAAGAATATGCGTCGCGAAATTGCAAAGTTACTTGAGACTGGTCAAGAAGCCACGGCTCGTATTAGG GTAGAACATATTATTAGAGAGGAGAACATGATGGCTGCTCAAGAGATCCTTGAACTCTTTTGTGAACTTGTTTCTGTCCGCCTTCCAATTATTGAATCTCAAAG GGAATGTCCCCTAGACTTGAAGGAAGCTATATCTAGCATATGTTTTGCTGCACCTAGGTGTGCGGATCTGCCAGAGTTGTTGCAAGTTCAGTTGCAATTCGCGACTAAATATGGGAAGGAGTTTATTTCTGCTGCTACTGAACTCAGGCCAGATTGCGGTGTTAATCGACAG TTAATAGAGCTGCTGTCAATTCGTGCTCCTTCACCAGaaaagaaactcaatcttctaAAAGACATTGCTACTGAACATGAGCTAGATTGGGATCCAGCTACTTCTGAAACCGAAATGTTTAAAAAACATGAAGACTTACTG AATGGCCCGGCTGAGTTTTTCAGTGGGTCAAAATTGCCCCTTCCCGAAGAAAAACATGATGAGCAGTTGTATTCCACTCATGATACGCCCAAAAAAGAGCAATTTGATTCTGATTCGGACTCTGACATGTTGGACTTTCCTGAAGTTCCAAAGGCATCTGTCCAGCCAAGTGCAAATTTTGCCACAGCTCCTGATATGGTTATACCTCCAGCAGCTATGCCGCACCCGAAAGTTGATCTTCATCCATCAAGCCATTCTGGAGAATTTGCAGATATGAAGCAGGAACACGATGAGCCAACAGTTTACAGAGATGAACCACATACCTCATTTGATAAAGTGGAAAGTAAACAATTTTTGCCATTCATCTCCCCTCCATCAGAATCTTATTATGCAGGGCATAGCGAGTCACCATCAGAATCACCTGCTTCATATGGTGTAAGGCATAGTGACTTGCCTCCCTTGTCAACTGCAAAATCTATCTCGCCTCCATCAGAACCATCTGCATCGTATACAAGGCACAGTGACTCAGCTCCCTCTTTATCAACTGCAAAGTATGAAGCTAAGGACATCTCTTTATCAACTGCAAAATCTGAAGCTAATTTGAACTTGCAAGATGTTGTAGCTGCTGCACATGCTGCTGCTGAAACTGCTGAACGTGCAGCAGCTGCAGCTCGTTCAGCAGCCAGCCTTGCTCAACTTCGTATCAGCGAGCTTACCAAGATGAGAAGCAATGAACATACACCTGACAATAGCTCTGAGAATCCATTTTATGCTGGAGGCAACAATGAATCTACCACAGAAAGGGATCATTTCACTGAACAAAATGCTGCAGTTAACCCTGATGGCAATGTTTTTAAGGATCATGATGATATTCACCGTGATCATTATGATTCCACAGGCTCTCATTCATCAAGTTTTCCTTCATTTGACACACACAAGGAAGATTTTGATTCTTCGCTACCTGCTGATCGTGTATTGGATGACAAATCCAATAGTCACCAGCCTAAGAGATTACCTTCAATGGAAGACGACTCATATTTTTCTTATCCCAACTTATTTACCTCTCAAAACTCAAATGCTGGATCTCACACAGATAATAGCCGCACCACTTATGATATGTGA
- the LOC127115614 gene encoding uncharacterized protein LOC127115614, translating into MRHKQESRRKMEGTPKNEEAEEVITNEKITTFYLYHPCSLLQKFLATFFKCFAFEIETNKKEHEVESHSDHTEEDLGTEESKERNEHESSQNVVTCAEQKECSTSTTQSFQLMRTMIVRRGGPRRSDLSKGSDPGIN; encoded by the exons ATGAGACACAAACAAGAGTCaagaagaaaaatggaaggaaCACCAAAGAATGAAGAGGCAGAAGAGGTTATTACAAATGAGAAGATTACCACTTTTTATCTTTATCATCCATGTTCTTTACTCCAAAAATTTCTTGCAACTTTCTTCAAATGTTTTGCGTTTGAGATTGAAACCAACAAAAAAGAACATGAGGTAGAATCTCATTCAGATCATACAGAAGAGGATCTTGGAACTGAAGAAAGCAAGGAAAGAAATGAACATGAAAGTTCCCAAAATGTTGTTACATGTGCAGAACAAAAGGAATGTTCAACAAGCACTACTCAAAGTTTT CAACTTATGAGAACTATGATAGTTAGGCGTGGTGGACCAAGAAGATCAGATCTTAGTAAAGGATCAGATCCTGggattaattaa